The proteins below are encoded in one region of Danio rerio strain Tuebingen ecotype United States chromosome 14, GRCz12tu, whole genome shotgun sequence:
- the spink2.4 gene encoding ovomucoid encodes MLAQIVLLLCLSAMATAAYDCPTVPNCSRYHLPGCTKEYTPVCGTDGITYGNECDLCARMFLEKRNIILISKRGEC; translated from the exons ATGCTGGCACAGATTGTTCTTCTGCTTTGTTTGTCAG CCATGGCAACAGCAGCTTATGATTGTCCTACAGTG CCAAACTGCAGTCGATACCACCTGCCCGGCTGCACCAAGGAATATACGCCTGTCTGTGGTACagatggaattacatatggaaaTGAGTGCGACCTGTGTGCAAGAATGTT TTTGGAAAAGCGCAACATCATATTAATCTCCAAAAGAGGTGAATGCTGA